From Candidatus Zixiibacteriota bacterium, one genomic window encodes:
- the nusB gene encoding transcription antitermination factor NusB yields MSTRRRAREYVLKALYAFEQGGQSRENISASIIDRGGLDPKGAEFAHALYKSVLDNVKEIDKYIVKLATNWKIDRIAIVDKNILRMAIGEVEHMPDTPIKVAIDEAIELAKKYSTLESAAFVNGILDRVLRDKGE; encoded by the coding sequence ATGAGTACGCGACGCCGCGCCCGCGAGTATGTGCTTAAGGCCCTTTATGCATTTGAGCAGGGGGGGCAGAGCCGGGAGAATATTTCCGCCTCTATAATTGACCGGGGAGGGCTTGACCCCAAGGGAGCCGAGTTTGCTCATGCCCTTTATAAATCCGTGCTCGACAATGTTAAGGAGATTGATAAGTACATTGTGAAGCTGGCCACCAACTGGAAAATCGACCGGATAGCGATTGTTGACAAGAATATTCTCCGGATGGCGATTGGCGAGGTGGAACATATGCCGGATACTCCGATAAAGGTGGCCATTGATGAGGCGATTGAACTGGCCAAGAAATACAGCACGCTGGAATCGGCGGCATTTGTGAACGGGATACTGGACCGGGTGCTGCGGGATAAGGGGGAGTAG
- a CDS encoding riboflavin synthase, which yields MFTGIIETCGMIVRISSRGDYKELRIRSESELSDLIIGESIAVDGCCLTVTEKSRDDLTVEVSPESLKLTIIGDYRIGTRVNLERSLLPTTRMGGHFVTGHIDTIGRAAEIGKEGNVLELTVKFSAAYAEFMVSKGSVAINGISLTVNQVESESFKVNLIPHTRMVTTLDLLKTGDKVNLEFDLIGKYIVQLLKKNNRDSLTLDKLIQSGW from the coding sequence ATGTTTACCGGAATCATAGAAACATGCGGCATGATTGTTCGGATAAGTTCCAGGGGTGATTATAAGGAATTGAGAATCAGGTCGGAAAGTGAGCTGTCGGATCTCATTATCGGGGAATCTATTGCCGTGGATGGGTGCTGTCTGACGGTGACGGAAAAAAGCAGAGATGATCTTACGGTTGAAGTATCGCCGGAATCGCTGAAATTGACGATTATCGGCGATTATCGAATCGGAACAAGAGTCAATCTGGAGCGTTCCCTATTGCCGACGACCCGGATGGGAGGGCATTTTGTCACCGGGCATATCGACACAATCGGCCGGGCGGCGGAGATTGGCAAGGAAGGGAATGTTTTGGAGCTGACGGTTAAATTTTCGGCGGCTTATGCCGAGTTTATGGTGTCCAAAGGTTCGGTGGCGATAAACGGCATCAGCCTCACTGTTAATCAAGTTGAAAGCGAATCATTCAAAGTGAATTTGATACCACATACGCGAATGGTGACGACCCTCGATTTGCTGAAAACCGGCGATAAGGTGAATCTGGAATTCGACCTTATCGGGAAATACATAGTGCAATTACTGAAGAAAAACAACAGAGACAGTTTGACTTTGGATAAATTGATTCAAAGCGGCTGGTGA
- a CDS encoding DUF2723 domain-containing protein, which translates to MDSAKLPQSRKEPFDRINALVAAGVFIIAFIVYFLTKAPTLSFWDCGEFITAAYTLGVPHPPGSPLWVLMGRIFALLPIAGDIAVRINIFSVLCSATATTFGYLIVVRLISYWYDDRENIYNRIIAYIGGFTGALFMAFGSTNWGNSVETEVYSLAMLFMIVIYWLALRYFQDKETASGTRTMLLILFLGMLGIGVHLSMFVVMPVLGLYFILDKKAGPREWAIVSFFFMAELYFIFELSSRPGEVPIYLPTLILFIIFLFHSGLAAKWSRPCLISVALYLVSLYPLYLVIWSAFAENILHKDIVSTIDSLKGIPLGWIGLIALVLWGLVALFKYLSGRDDPEVAEVWLLPAIYSLAPIMLIMVGLIFNGYLSFIILSIFAMAAVGVLLWRHTNWLVLVGVISLSLVILGFWQLVVGLVAGSLVIIILGYWFKDKGWKTALLIILLAAAGYSIHFSIPIRSAQKPTLDMNSPSKSLDAMVGYLERKQYGSESMVHRMFVRRGSWENQFGNYQRMGFWGFFKEQYGFPGPRFFAVFVLGLLGIWESIRRKPDIGLPLLVLILICSVGLVLYMNFADGTRQNPITGEDYLEVRDRDYFFTPAFIFFGLAIGLGIAAVMDLIRETTSNLKPALSKSLFGATALLVLLPLVPLRANYFISDRSRNFMPYDYSRNYLETCEKDAIVFTNGDNDTFPLWCLQQVYGIRRDVRVVNLSLANTPWYVKQLRDKSGVPLDLSDEAIDRLRPYYINDTDISRIQDQIVEHVLEANKWRYPVYMTVTVPESSKRFHGQSLNDNLVLEGMVYHLTPKKGRNQINYEKTRRLFLQEYSYRGVSDPAVYKDENARRLIGNYAQGYLVIADSIRRAGDMVGAFDMVKQGMKVLPWSYDLYAYGAQLLAQMGRTDTMRAFVENAPTDEKWKLYFNWGISAKIAGRAEDAIKTLELTHKMYPDYADAYRALVTMYYENRYFSELRKLVADWVSRHPEDSDSRRLLRDIQNVNRSVDTAEGIRR; encoded by the coding sequence TTGGATTCAGCCAAGCTTCCCCAGAGCCGAAAAGAACCTTTTGATCGTATTAACGCCCTGGTTGCCGCCGGTGTTTTTATAATTGCATTTATTGTTTATTTTCTTACCAAGGCGCCCACGCTCTCATTCTGGGATTGTGGCGAATTTATAACCGCCGCCTATACTCTTGGTGTACCACACCCCCCGGGGTCGCCCCTGTGGGTGCTTATGGGGCGCATTTTTGCTCTCCTGCCGATCGCAGGTGATATTGCGGTTCGAATCAATATCTTTTCGGTTCTATGTTCCGCCACCGCAACGACCTTTGGTTATCTGATTGTTGTCCGATTGATAAGTTACTGGTACGACGATAGAGAGAATATCTATAATCGAATAATCGCTTATATCGGCGGGTTCACCGGGGCGCTTTTTATGGCTTTCGGCAGCACCAATTGGGGGAATTCGGTTGAGACCGAAGTCTATTCTCTGGCGATGCTCTTTATGATCGTCATTTACTGGCTGGCTTTGCGATATTTTCAGGACAAGGAGACCGCCTCGGGCACTCGCACCATGCTTCTGATTCTTTTTCTGGGGATGCTGGGTATCGGAGTTCATTTGTCCATGTTTGTGGTCATGCCGGTTCTGGGACTCTATTTTATTCTGGACAAAAAGGCCGGGCCCAGGGAATGGGCCATCGTGTCATTTTTCTTTATGGCCGAGCTTTATTTCATATTTGAGCTGTCATCACGACCAGGTGAAGTCCCGATCTATCTTCCGACCCTGATTCTCTTTATAATCTTTCTTTTCCATTCCGGTCTGGCGGCAAAATGGTCGCGGCCGTGTTTGATTTCGGTGGCCTTATATCTGGTTTCTCTTTATCCCTTATATCTGGTGATATGGTCGGCTTTTGCCGAGAATATTCTGCATAAGGATATCGTGTCGACCATAGATAGTCTCAAGGGAATTCCTCTGGGCTGGATTGGATTGATCGCCCTGGTCCTCTGGGGATTGGTGGCTCTCTTTAAATATCTCTCCGGGCGTGATGATCCGGAGGTAGCGGAAGTCTGGCTACTTCCGGCAATCTATTCTCTGGCACCGATAATGTTAATTATGGTCGGTTTGATATTCAATGGGTATTTATCTTTTATCATTCTGTCAATTTTCGCCATGGCGGCCGTGGGGGTGCTGCTCTGGCGTCATACAAACTGGCTGGTGCTGGTGGGGGTCATTTCCCTATCGCTGGTTATTCTGGGTTTCTGGCAGTTGGTGGTCGGTTTGGTAGCGGGTTCCCTGGTGATCATTATTCTTGGTTACTGGTTTAAGGATAAGGGCTGGAAGACGGCACTTCTGATAATTCTTCTGGCGGCGGCGGGATATTCCATCCATTTTTCCATTCCGATTCGGTCGGCGCAGAAGCCTACCCTCGATATGAACAGCCCATCCAAATCGCTTGACGCCATGGTCGGTTATCTGGAGCGAAAGCAATATGGCAGCGAATCGATGGTGCACCGGATGTTTGTCCGGCGGGGATCATGGGAAAATCAGTTCGGCAACTATCAGAGAATGGGTTTTTGGGGATTTTTCAAGGAGCAGTATGGATTTCCCGGCCCGCGGTTTTTTGCGGTGTTTGTGCTCGGGTTGCTGGGGATATGGGAATCTATCCGGCGAAAACCGGATATCGGTCTGCCGCTTTTGGTGCTTATTTTGATTTGTTCGGTCGGGTTGGTGCTCTATATGAATTTTGCCGACGGCACCCGCCAGAATCCGATTACGGGAGAAGACTATCTGGAGGTCAGGGACCGCGATTATTTTTTCACGCCGGCGTTCATATTTTTCGGGCTGGCTATCGGCCTGGGTATCGCCGCGGTCATGGATTTGATCCGGGAGACGACGAGTAATCTCAAACCGGCCTTAAGCAAGTCTCTGTTCGGGGCGACCGCTCTTCTGGTGCTGCTGCCGCTGGTACCGCTTCGGGCCAACTATTTTATCAGCGACCGGTCGCGCAATTTCATGCCATATGATTATTCGAGAAATTATCTGGAGACATGCGAAAAGGATGCCATAGTCTTCACCAACGGCGATAATGATACTTTCCCCCTCTGGTGTCTTCAGCAGGTTTATGGTATCCGGCGCGATGTGCGGGTGGTCAATCTTTCGCTGGCCAATACCCCCTGGTATGTCAAGCAGCTGCGTGACAAATCGGGCGTTCCTCTGGATTTGAGCGACGAGGCTATTGACAGGCTGCGGCCGTATTACATCAACGATACCGACATATCGCGTATCCAGGATCAGATTGTAGAGCATGTTCTTGAGGCCAACAAATGGCGCTATCCGGTTTATATGACCGTGACCGTTCCGGAGTCGAGCAAACGTTTCCACGGCCAGTCGCTGAATGATAATCTGGTGCTGGAAGGGATGGTATACCATCTGACTCCGAAAAAGGGGCGGAATCAAATCAATTATGAAAAGACGCGGCGCCTTTTCCTGCAAGAATACAGTTATCGCGGCGTTTCCGACCCTGCTGTTTACAAGGATGAGAATGCCCGGCGGCTGATCGGCAACTATGCGCAAGGGTACCTGGTGATAGCCGATTCGATCCGTCGCGCGGGGGATATGGTCGGGGCTTTCGACATGGTCAAGCAAGGGATGAAAGTGCTGCCCTGGTCATACGACCTGTATGCTTATGGCGCCCAGTTGCTGGCGCAGATGGGCCGCACCGATACCATGAGGGCGTTTGTTGAAAATGCTCCTACCGATGAAAAGTGGAAGCTCTATTTCAATTGGGGTATTTCAGCCAAAATTGCCGGGCGGGCCGAGGATGCGATTAAGACCCTTGAATTGACCCATAAGATGTATCCGGATTATGCCGACGCCTACCGCGCTCTGGTTACGATGTACTATGAAAATCGGTATTTCAGCGAATTACGAAAGCTGGTGGCTGATTGGGTAAGCCGGCATCCGGAGGACTCGGATTCGCGACGACTTCTTCGGGATATTCAGAATGTCAATCGCAGCGTCGATACGGCTGAAGGTATCCGCCGATGA
- a CDS encoding RNA-binding protein — protein sequence MNIYVGNLSRETAEEDLRQEFESFGPVDKVTIIKDRFSGEPRGFGFVEMSNKSEADAAIAGLNGKELHGRTLNVNEARPRTEGGGGGGGGRSSGGGRDRGGFGGGGRRY from the coding sequence ATGAATATCTACGTCGGCAACCTGTCGCGCGAGACGGCAGAAGAAGATCTTCGCCAGGAATTTGAGAGTTTTGGCCCGGTCGACAAAGTGACCATAATTAAGGACAGATTCAGTGGCGAGCCCAGAGGGTTTGGTTTCGTGGAAATGTCTAACAAGAGCGAGGCCGATGCGGCTATTGCCGGTCTGAACGGCAAGGAATTGCACGGCCGGACTCTGAATGTCAACGAAGCGCGTCCGCGCACCGAGGGCGGTGGCGGCGGCGGCGGCGGTCGCAGCAGCGGTGGCGGTCGGGACCGCGGCGGTTTCGGAGGCGGAGGACGTCGCTATTAG
- a CDS encoding bifunctional 3,4-dihydroxy-2-butanone-4-phosphate synthase/GTP cyclohydrolase II produces the protein MSEFDKIPEAIEEIRQGRMIIVVDDEDRENEGDFIMAAETVTPENINFLAMHGRGLICTPLTSDRIERLKLHPMVESNSALHGTRFTISVDACKGTTTGISAADRARTILVLAAEDSAPEDLCRPGHIFPIQALDGGVLARAGHTEATVDLCRLAGLKPIGVLCEIMDKDGTMARVPKLMEIAREFKLKLVTVKDLIEYRRRNEKLVEKIAVVNFPTRYGQFALHLYKSQTDEHHHMAIVKGEVAGKKDVMVRVHSQCLTGDVFGSARCDCGDQLATALTMIEKEGCGVLLYMRQEGRGIGLANKILAYRLQDQGRDTVEANVELGFPADLRDYGIGAQILVDLGLTTIRLITNNPRKVVGLEGYGLTITDRISIQIPPTKHNLKYLETKRDKLGHLFSML, from the coding sequence ATGAGCGAGTTTGACAAAATTCCCGAGGCCATAGAGGAGATCAGACAGGGGCGGATGATAATTGTGGTTGATGATGAAGACCGTGAGAATGAGGGGGACTTCATAATGGCGGCGGAAACGGTGACACCCGAAAATATCAATTTCCTGGCTATGCACGGCCGGGGTTTGATTTGCACTCCGTTGACCTCCGACCGAATCGAGCGGTTGAAACTTCATCCGATGGTGGAAAGCAACAGCGCTCTTCACGGCACGCGATTTACAATATCGGTTGATGCCTGCAAGGGGACAACTACCGGGATTTCGGCGGCCGACCGGGCCCGCACCATACTGGTGCTGGCGGCGGAGGATTCGGCACCGGAGGACCTTTGCCGTCCGGGGCACATATTCCCCATTCAGGCGCTTGACGGCGGGGTACTTGCGCGGGCCGGACATACCGAAGCGACGGTCGATCTCTGCCGCCTGGCCGGTCTGAAGCCAATCGGAGTGCTTTGCGAGATTATGGATAAAGATGGCACCATGGCGCGGGTCCCGAAACTGATGGAAATTGCCCGAGAGTTCAAGCTGAAATTGGTCACGGTTAAGGACCTGATTGAATATCGCCGCCGCAACGAGAAACTGGTCGAGAAAATTGCGGTGGTTAACTTCCCCACCCGGTACGGGCAATTCGCTCTTCACCTTTATAAATCGCAGACCGACGAGCACCATCATATGGCCATTGTGAAGGGAGAGGTGGCGGGAAAGAAAGATGTTATGGTTAGAGTGCATTCGCAGTGCCTCACCGGGGATGTATTCGGTTCGGCCCGTTGCGACTGCGGCGACCAGTTGGCCACGGCGCTCACCATGATTGAAAAAGAAGGATGCGGAGTGCTTCTTTATATGCGTCAGGAGGGGCGCGGCATCGGTCTGGCCAATAAAATCCTGGCCTACAGGCTTCAGGACCAGGGTCGAGATACGGTTGAGGCGAATGTGGAGCTGGGATTTCCCGCCGATCTCCGCGATTACGGTATTGGGGCCCAAATTCTGGTTGACTTGGGCCTGACCACCATAAGGCTTATCACCAACAACCCCCGCAAGGTGGTCGGCCTTGAAGGGTACGGCCTGACTATCACCGACCGAATATCGATTCAGATACCGCCGACCAAACATAATTTGAAATATCTTGAAACCAAACGTGATAAACTGGGACATCTATTTTCAATGCTATAG
- the ribH gene encoding 6,7-dimethyl-8-ribityllumazine synthase produces MPHKEIAAKLNASGLKFGIVVSRFNNLLTSKLLEGAIDCLIRHQAEETAITVAWVPGSFEIPYAASKMVNTKKYDAILCLGAVIKGDTPHFDYIANETSKGIARLALDSGQPVIYGIITADTLEQAIERAGTKAGNKGWDAALTGIEMANLYREIDK; encoded by the coding sequence ATGCCACATAAAGAAATTGCCGCGAAACTGAATGCCTCCGGGCTGAAATTCGGAATTGTTGTCAGTCGTTTCAATAATCTACTGACATCGAAACTGCTGGAAGGGGCTATTGACTGCCTGATCCGTCACCAGGCCGAGGAGACGGCGATCACAGTCGCTTGGGTACCCGGTTCGTTTGAAATTCCGTATGCCGCCTCGAAAATGGTTAATACGAAGAAGTACGATGCCATCCTTTGCCTGGGGGCGGTGATAAAAGGGGATACGCCGCATTTTGATTATATCGCCAACGAGACCTCTAAAGGTATCGCCCGGCTGGCGCTCGATTCGGGACAGCCGGTGATTTACGGTATTATCACCGCCGATACGCTGGAGCAGGCGATTGAAAGGGCCGGCACCAAAGCGGGCAATAAGGGGTGGGACGCCGCCCTGACCGGGATCGAGATGGCCAATCTGTATCGCGAAATTGATAAATAA